In Sporichthya polymorpha DSM 43042, a genomic segment contains:
- the nudC gene encoding NAD(+) diphosphatase gives MNELRLSRATHDRSAHLRLDPKALDAAWSDPRARVLVVRDSASLLLADGSDLVYLTSSQLEDVAPDGRFFLGFDDAGVPYFAVDRELVANGEEQRVTHLREISSRLSAAASGLFVHAVGLANWHARHQFCPNCGARTESTAAGHVRRCPDCGMQQFPRSDPAVIMLVVDDDDRALLGRAPVWPEGRFSTLAGFVEPGESLEQAVRREVLEEVGVVVDEVTYQASQPWPFPSSLMLGFHARASSTDITLDPEEIAEARWLSRGELLEAGRRGEILMPGSISIARWLIERWYGEPLPKSNSWGGSRT, from the coding sequence ATGAACGAGCTGCGGCTGTCCCGGGCCACCCACGACCGGTCGGCGCACCTGCGGCTGGATCCGAAGGCCCTCGACGCGGCATGGTCCGACCCGCGGGCGCGCGTCCTGGTGGTCCGCGACTCCGCCAGCCTGCTTCTCGCCGACGGCAGCGACCTCGTCTACCTGACGTCGAGTCAGCTCGAGGACGTGGCCCCGGACGGGCGGTTCTTTCTCGGCTTCGACGACGCCGGGGTTCCGTACTTCGCGGTCGACCGCGAGCTGGTCGCGAACGGCGAGGAGCAGCGGGTCACGCATCTGCGCGAGATCTCCTCCCGGCTGTCCGCCGCGGCGTCCGGGTTGTTCGTGCACGCCGTCGGGCTCGCGAACTGGCACGCCCGGCACCAGTTCTGCCCGAACTGCGGGGCGCGGACGGAGTCGACGGCGGCCGGCCACGTCCGCCGGTGCCCGGACTGCGGGATGCAGCAGTTCCCGCGTAGCGACCCGGCGGTGATCATGCTCGTCGTCGACGACGACGACCGTGCGCTCCTCGGGCGCGCACCCGTGTGGCCGGAGGGCCGCTTCTCCACCCTCGCCGGCTTCGTCGAGCCGGGGGAGTCCCTCGAGCAGGCCGTCCGGCGCGAGGTGCTGGAGGAGGTCGGCGTCGTCGTCGACGAGGTGACCTACCAGGCCTCGCAGCCCTGGCCGTTCCCGAGCTCGCTGATGCTCGGCTTCCACGCCCGCGCCTCGTCGACGGACATCACTCTCGACCCGGAGGAGATCGCCGAGGCCCGTTGGCTCTCCCGCGGCGAACTGCTGGAAGCCGGCCGCCGGGGCGAGATCCTCATGCCCGGCTCGATCTCCATCGCCCGCTGGCTCATCGAGCGCTGGTACGGCGAGCCCCTGCCGAAGTCCAACTCCTGGGGCGGCTCGCGCACCTGA
- a CDS encoding glutaredoxin domain-containing protein: protein MADYASQLDPDVLVMFSTPWCGYCKRLKLLLDSDGIPFVEVNIEADPAAEKFVVEANGDGTTTVPTLRFPDGSTAVNPTFAQVKDRLAQSA from the coding sequence ATGGCCGACTACGCCAGCCAGCTCGACCCCGACGTTCTTGTGATGTTCTCGACGCCGTGGTGCGGCTACTGCAAGCGCCTCAAGCTGCTGCTGGACTCCGACGGCATCCCGTTCGTCGAGGTCAACATCGAGGCCGACCCGGCCGCCGAGAAGTTCGTGGTCGAGGCCAACGGCGACGGCACCACCACCGTCCCGACCCTCCGCTTCCCCGACGGCTCCACCGCGGTCAACCCCACCTTCGCCCAGGTGAAGGACCGCCTCGCCCAGAGCGCCTGA
- a CDS encoding peptidoglycan-binding domain-containing protein — protein MRARVGMSAMALGLSLLGGAVVEFPAATAAPAAPAHTKSGKQCPAKQVKKVWRGGTSKQCPNLPDELDHLFYQGPQYTTALRRKYRERTLFIQLRLHDLGYGPIVRDGYYGTQTKDVVKRYQRRKGLVVDGKVGLQTWKSLFGLGRA, from the coding sequence ATGCGCGCACGGGTGGGGATGTCCGCGATGGCGTTGGGACTGTCGCTGCTCGGCGGGGCGGTGGTGGAGTTCCCGGCCGCGACGGCGGCCCCGGCGGCTCCGGCGCACACCAAGAGCGGGAAGCAGTGCCCGGCCAAGCAGGTCAAGAAGGTCTGGCGGGGCGGGACCAGCAAGCAGTGCCCGAACCTGCCCGACGAGCTCGACCACCTGTTCTACCAGGGCCCGCAGTACACGACCGCGCTGCGGCGCAAGTACCGCGAGCGCACGCTGTTCATCCAGCTCCGCCTGCACGACCTCGGGTACGGGCCGATCGTCCGGGACGGGTACTACGGCACCCAGACGAAGGACGTCGTGAAGCGGTACCAGCGCCGCAAGGGCCTCGTCGTCGACGGCAAGGTCGGGCTGCAGACCTGGAAGAGCCTGTTCGGGCTCGGCCGGGCCTGA
- a CDS encoding ATP-dependent DNA helicase UvrD2 produces the protein MSDRQILDALDPEQREVAEALEGPVCVLAGAGTGKTRAITHRIAHGVRTGVYPPQCVLAVTFTTRAAGEMRTRLRALGAAGVQARTFHSAALRQLQYFWPMVVGGELPTIEAKKAPLVAAAASRVGVRPGQAEVRDLAAEIEWAKVSQIAPAEYARAAAAAGRTPPAGLDPAGMAELYGAYEDTKRSRGIIDMEDILLLTVGVLADSADAAEQVRRQYRHFVVDEYQDVSPLQQRLLDLWLGDRHEVCVVGDPAQTIYSFAGATPDHLLQFSRQHPGARVVRLTRNYRSTPEVIALANRVLVGATPADGPRTGDLRAQRPAGVAPTLAEYPDEEAEAAAVADRIAALREEGVPASQIAVLFRTNGQSLAYEQALADRGVPYLLRGGEKFFERPEVREARVRLRGAARSIAAGTDTELEGGRGLVDTVRDVLASAGLSTTSDGARGAAAERAESLAALVRIAEELAVADPGATLATLVTELDTRAADAHVPVVEGVTLASLHAAKGLEWDAVFLVGLVEGMLPITYADTDEAVAEERRLFYVGLTRARDRLFLSWATARTPGGRGNRRPSRFLDGLVAVEAGPRRPAKPKRDRGKAVTSCRVCGKTLVDAVARKLGRCTDCPSDYDEELLERLKAWRLARAREASLPAYCVFTDATLQAIAEAEPGDLRALGRIAGIGASKLDRYGTDVLAICAGEPVGASSAAE, from the coding sequence ATGTCGGACAGGCAGATCCTGGACGCGCTCGACCCGGAACAGCGTGAGGTCGCCGAGGCCCTCGAAGGCCCGGTCTGCGTCCTCGCCGGCGCCGGAACCGGCAAGACCCGCGCGATCACGCACCGCATCGCGCACGGCGTCCGGACCGGGGTGTACCCGCCGCAGTGCGTGCTCGCCGTCACCTTCACCACGCGCGCCGCGGGGGAGATGCGGACGCGCCTGCGCGCGCTCGGCGCCGCCGGCGTCCAGGCCCGGACGTTCCACTCCGCCGCGCTGCGCCAGCTCCAGTACTTCTGGCCGATGGTCGTGGGCGGCGAGCTGCCGACGATCGAGGCCAAGAAGGCCCCGCTGGTCGCGGCGGCCGCGTCCCGGGTCGGGGTGCGCCCCGGCCAGGCCGAGGTGCGCGACCTCGCGGCCGAGATCGAGTGGGCCAAGGTGAGCCAGATCGCCCCGGCCGAGTACGCCCGGGCCGCGGCGGCGGCCGGCCGGACGCCGCCGGCGGGCCTGGACCCGGCCGGGATGGCCGAGCTCTACGGCGCCTACGAGGACACCAAGCGGTCCCGCGGGATCATCGACATGGAGGACATCCTCCTGCTGACCGTCGGCGTGCTCGCCGACAGCGCGGATGCCGCCGAGCAGGTCCGCCGCCAGTACCGGCACTTCGTCGTCGACGAGTACCAGGACGTCAGCCCGCTGCAGCAGCGCCTGCTCGACCTCTGGCTCGGCGACCGCCACGAGGTCTGCGTCGTCGGCGACCCGGCGCAGACGATCTACTCCTTCGCCGGGGCGACCCCGGACCACCTGCTGCAGTTCTCGCGGCAGCACCCCGGCGCGCGGGTCGTCCGCCTGACCCGGAACTACCGCTCGACGCCCGAGGTGATCGCCCTCGCGAACCGGGTCCTGGTCGGGGCCACCCCGGCCGACGGGCCGCGGACCGGCGACCTGCGCGCCCAGCGCCCGGCCGGGGTCGCGCCGACGTTGGCGGAGTACCCGGACGAGGAGGCCGAGGCGGCCGCCGTCGCCGACCGGATCGCCGCCTTGCGGGAGGAGGGCGTCCCGGCCAGCCAGATCGCGGTGCTGTTCCGCACCAACGGCCAGTCCCTGGCCTACGAGCAGGCGCTGGCCGACCGCGGGGTCCCGTACCTGCTGCGCGGCGGGGAGAAGTTCTTCGAGCGGCCCGAGGTTCGCGAGGCGCGCGTCCGCCTGCGCGGGGCGGCCCGCTCGATCGCGGCCGGGACCGACACCGAGCTGGAGGGCGGCCGCGGGCTCGTCGACACCGTCCGGGACGTCCTCGCCAGCGCGGGCCTCTCCACCACGTCCGACGGCGCCCGTGGTGCTGCGGCCGAGCGGGCCGAGTCGCTGGCGGCGCTGGTCCGCATCGCCGAGGAGCTGGCCGTCGCGGACCCGGGCGCGACGCTCGCGACGCTGGTGACCGAGCTCGACACCCGCGCCGCCGACGCCCACGTGCCGGTCGTCGAGGGGGTCACGCTGGCCTCCCTGCACGCCGCGAAGGGCCTGGAGTGGGACGCCGTCTTCCTGGTCGGGCTCGTCGAGGGGATGCTGCCGATCACCTACGCCGACACCGACGAGGCCGTCGCCGAGGAGCGCCGGCTGTTCTACGTCGGGCTGACCCGGGCCCGCGACCGGCTGTTCCTGTCCTGGGCCACCGCCCGCACACCGGGCGGGCGGGGCAACCGGCGCCCGTCGCGGTTCCTCGACGGCCTGGTCGCGGTCGAGGCCGGCCCGCGGCGGCCGGCCAAGCCCAAGCGGGACCGCGGCAAGGCCGTGACCTCGTGCCGGGTCTGCGGGAAGACGCTGGTCGACGCCGTCGCGCGCAAGCTCGGGCGCTGCACGGACTGCCCCTCGGACTACGACGAGGAGCTGCTGGAACGCCTCAAGGCCTGGCGGCTGGCCCGGGCGCGGGAGGCGTCGCTGCCCGCGTACTGCGTGTTCACCGACGCGACGTTGCAGGCGATCGCGGAGGCCGAACCGGGCGACCTGCGGGCACTCGGCCGCATTGCCGGGATCGGCGCCTCCAAGCTCGATCGCTACGGCACGGACGTGCTCGCCATCTGTGCCGGCGAACCCGTCGGTGCAAGTTCTGCGGCGGAATGA
- a CDS encoding WhiB family transcriptional regulator, protein MLCTTAQSPTEALNSAPAELLEKIPCRAFDAELFFAESPDDVEYAKSLCQNCPIRSACLAGALERAEPWGVWGGELFVQGVVVPRKRPRGRPRKNPIAA, encoded by the coding sequence ATGTTGTGCACCACCGCGCAGAGCCCGACCGAAGCGCTGAACTCGGCGCCGGCCGAGCTGCTCGAGAAGATCCCGTGCCGCGCGTTCGACGCGGAGCTGTTCTTCGCCGAGTCGCCCGACGACGTCGAGTACGCGAAGTCGCTGTGCCAGAACTGCCCGATCCGTTCGGCGTGCCTCGCCGGAGCGCTGGAGCGCGCCGAGCCGTGGGGCGTCTGGGGCGGCGAGCTGTTCGTGCAGGGCGTCGTCGTGCCGCGCAAGCGGCCCCGGGGTCGTCCGCGCAAGAACCCGATCGCTGCGTGA